In one Musa acuminata AAA Group cultivar baxijiao chromosome BXJ2-5, Cavendish_Baxijiao_AAA, whole genome shotgun sequence genomic region, the following are encoded:
- the LOC103983689 gene encoding aminomethyltransferase, mitochondrial: protein MRGEGLWQLSQCLARRLARSKAGAMPRAFATAPVAETVELKKTALHDFHVEHGGKMVPFAGWSMPLQYKDSIMDSTLHCRAAAGLFDVSHMCGLSLRGRDCAPFLETLVIADVAGLRPGTGTLTVFTNERGGAIDDSVVTKVGDDHIYLVVNAGCRDKDLAHIGAHLEAFKAKGGDVEWHIHDERSLLALQGPMAAPVLQLLMKDDLSKIYFGEFRTLDINGAHCFLTRTGYTGEDGFEISVPSEHAVDLTKAILEKSEGKVRLTGLGARDSLRLEAGLCLYGNDMEQHTTPVEAGLSWAIGKRRRAEGGFLGAEVILKQLQEGPPVRRVGFFSNGPPPRSHSEILSSSSGEKIGEVTSGGFSPCLKKNIAMGYVKSGFHKPGTEVKIVIRGKANDGIVTKMPFVPTKYYKPS from the exons ATGAGAGGAGAAGGCCTCTGGCAGCTCAGCCAATGCCTCGCCCGCCGCCTCGCCCGATCCAAGGCCGGCGCCATGCCCCGCGCCTTCGCCACCGCCCCCGTTGCGGAGACGGTGGAGCTCAAGAAGACGGCGCTCCACGACTTCCACGTCGAGCACGGCGGCAAAATGGTGCCTTTCGCCGGGTGGAGCATGCCGCTGCAGTACAAGGACTCGATCATGGACTCCACCCTCCACTGCCGCGCCGCCGCCGGCCTCTTCGACGTCTCCCACATGTGCGGCCTCAGCCTCCGCGGCCGCGATTGCGCCCCATTCCTCGAGACCCTCGTCATCGCTGACGTCGCCGGCCTCCGCCCTGGCACCGGGACCCTCACCGTCTTCACCAACGAACGCGGCGGCGCCATCGACGATTCCGTGGTGACCAAGGTGGGAGACGACCACATCTACCTGGTGGTAAACGCCGGGTGCAGGGACAAGGACCTGGCGCACATCGGCGCGCACTTGGAGGCCTTCAAGGCCAAGGGAGGGGATGTGGAGTGGCACATTCATGATGAAAGGTCTCTGCTTGCGCTCCAG GGTCCTATGGCTGCACCAGTTCTCCAGTTATTAATGAAAGACGATCTAAGCAAAATCTATTTTGGTGAATTTCGCACATTGGACATCAACGGAGCCCATTGTTTCCTCACAAGAACTGG CTACACAGGTGAAGATGGATTTGAAATCTCGGTTCCATCCGAGCATGCCGTAGATCTTACAAAGGCAATTCTGGAGAAATCTGAAGGGAAGGTGAGGTTGACAGGTTTAGGTGCTCGTGACAGTCTCCGTCTCGAAGCTGGCCTATGTCTCTATGGCAATGACATGGAGCAGCATACCACACCTGTTGAAGCTGGCCTTTCCTGGGCAATTGGCAAGAGAAGAAGAGCAGAAGGTGGCTTCTTGGGAGCAGAAGTGATCTTAAAGCAGCTACAGGAAGGGCCACCAGTAAGGCGTGTCGGTTTCTTCTCAAACGGCCCACCCCCCCGAAGCCACAGCGAGATCTTGAGCAGCAGCAGCGGAGAAAAGATCGGCGAGGTGACCAGCGGTGGATTCAGCCCCTGCTTGAAGAAGAACATAGCAATGGGGTACGTGAAGTCGGGTTTCCACAAGCCTGGAACTGAAGTCAAGATCGTCATTCGTGGGAAGGCCAACGATGGCATCGTCACCAAGATGCCCTTCGTTCCAACCAAGTATTATAAGCCATCTTAG
- the LOC135611957 gene encoding probable beta-1,3-galactosyltransferase 2 isoform X2 encodes MSWKSRGGEKTVSRRWTLLLCVGSFFTGLVFTNRMWMVPDAKDIIRTSKSKEHRKEVITERYYPKLMDQKEEARKILGENSTTDEDLQLLNKTISNLEMELAAARMAQESLLKRSPLAEEPKAINTSRRHKYFMVIGINTAFNSRKRRDSVRATWMPQGEKRKKLEEEKGIVIRFVIGHGATSGGILDRTIEAEDRKHGDFLRLNHVEGYLELSAKTRTYFATAVSLWDANFYIKVDDDVHVNIATLGTTLARHRLKPRVYIGCMKCGPVLARKGVKYHEPEHWKFGGVGNKYFRHATGQLYAISNELATYISINEL; translated from the exons ATGAgttggaagagcagaggaggaGAGAAGACAGTGTCGAGGAGATGGACCCTTTTGCTTTGCGTGGGCAGCTTCTTCACAGGGCTTGTCTTCACCAACAG GATGTGGATGGTGCCTGATGCAAAAGATATCATCAGAACAAGCAAGTCCAAGGAACATAGAAAAGAGGTCATTACAGAAAGATACTATCCAAAATTA ATGGACCAGAAGGAAGAGGCCAGAAAAATTCTGGGGGAGAACTCAACAACTGATGAGGATCTCCA GTTGCTAAATAAAACAATATCAAACTTAGAGATGGAGTTAGCAGCTGCAAGGATGGCACAAGAATCTTTGCTCAAGCGTTCTCCATTAGCTGAAGagccaaaggctattaacaccagTAGAAGACACAAATATTTTATGGTCATAGGAATCAATACTGCTTTTAATAGCCGTAAGAGAAGAGATTCTGTTCGTGCTACTTGGATGCCTCAAG gtgaaaaaagaaagaaacttgaAGAAGAGAAGGGCATTGTCATCCGTTTTGTTATTGGTCACGG TGCCACATCTGGTGGAATTCTGGATAGAACAATTGAGGCTGAGGACAGAAAACATGGTGATTTCTTGAGGCTG AATCATGTAGAAGGATATCTGGAATTATCAGCCAAAACAAGAACATATTTTGCTACTGCAGTCTCTTTGTGGGATGCAAACTTCTATATTAAAGTTGATGACGATGTTCATGTAAATATAG CAACGCTGGGGACTACTTTAGCAAGGCATCGATTGAAACCACGAGTATATATTGGATGCATGAAGTGTGGCCCTGTTCTTGCCCGGAA GGGGGTGAAATATCATGAACCTGAACATTGGAAGTTTGGAGGGGTAGGCAACAAGTACTTCCGACATGCTACTGGTCAATTATATGCCATTTCGAATGAATTGGCAACCTATATATCCATAAACGA ATTGTGA
- the LOC135611957 gene encoding probable beta-1,3-galactosyltransferase 2 isoform X1: protein MSWKSRGGEKTVSRRWTLLLCVGSFFTGLVFTNRMWMVPDAKDIIRTSKSKEHRKEVITERYYPKLMDQKEEARKILGENSTTDEDLQLLNKTISNLEMELAAARMAQESLLKRSPLAEEPKAINTSRRHKYFMVIGINTAFNSRKRRDSVRATWMPQGEKRKKLEEEKGIVIRFVIGHGATSGGILDRTIEAEDRKHGDFLRLNHVEGYLELSAKTRTYFATAVSLWDANFYIKVDDDVHVNIATLGTTLARHRLKPRVYIGCMKCGPVLARKGVKYHEPEHWKFGGVGNKYFRHATGQLYAISNELATYISINEHILHKYANEDVSLGSWFIGLDVEHIDDRKLCCGTPPDCEGKARAGNTCVASFDWNCSGICDSVDRIKEVHRRCGENESAIWNAVF from the exons ATGAgttggaagagcagaggaggaGAGAAGACAGTGTCGAGGAGATGGACCCTTTTGCTTTGCGTGGGCAGCTTCTTCACAGGGCTTGTCTTCACCAACAG GATGTGGATGGTGCCTGATGCAAAAGATATCATCAGAACAAGCAAGTCCAAGGAACATAGAAAAGAGGTCATTACAGAAAGATACTATCCAAAATTA ATGGACCAGAAGGAAGAGGCCAGAAAAATTCTGGGGGAGAACTCAACAACTGATGAGGATCTCCA GTTGCTAAATAAAACAATATCAAACTTAGAGATGGAGTTAGCAGCTGCAAGGATGGCACAAGAATCTTTGCTCAAGCGTTCTCCATTAGCTGAAGagccaaaggctattaacaccagTAGAAGACACAAATATTTTATGGTCATAGGAATCAATACTGCTTTTAATAGCCGTAAGAGAAGAGATTCTGTTCGTGCTACTTGGATGCCTCAAG gtgaaaaaagaaagaaacttgaAGAAGAGAAGGGCATTGTCATCCGTTTTGTTATTGGTCACGG TGCCACATCTGGTGGAATTCTGGATAGAACAATTGAGGCTGAGGACAGAAAACATGGTGATTTCTTGAGGCTG AATCATGTAGAAGGATATCTGGAATTATCAGCCAAAACAAGAACATATTTTGCTACTGCAGTCTCTTTGTGGGATGCAAACTTCTATATTAAAGTTGATGACGATGTTCATGTAAATATAG CAACGCTGGGGACTACTTTAGCAAGGCATCGATTGAAACCACGAGTATATATTGGATGCATGAAGTGTGGCCCTGTTCTTGCCCGGAA GGGGGTGAAATATCATGAACCTGAACATTGGAAGTTTGGAGGGGTAGGCAACAAGTACTTCCGACATGCTACTGGTCAATTATATGCCATTTCGAATGAATTGGCAACCTATATATCCATAAACGA GCATATACTACACAAATATGCAAACGAGGATGTGTCACTAGGATCGTGGTTTATAGGATTAGATGTTGAGCACATCGATGACCGCAAACTATGCTGCGGTACCCCACCTG ATTGTGAGGGGAAGGCCCGGGCAGGCAACACCTGCGTTGCCTCATTTGATTGGAACTGCAGTGGTATCTGCGATTCCGTCGATAGAATCAAAGAAGTTCATCGACGATGTGGCGAAAATGAAAGTGCTATCTGGAATGCAGTTTTCTAA